One Gloeothece verrucosa PCC 7822 DNA window includes the following coding sequences:
- a CDS encoding Hsp20/alpha crystallin family protein — protein sequence MPIIRYSPFQELETLQRQMNRLFDDFFVPARTENSQFNFVPAAELSETDEALYLKLEIPGINPQEVDIQVTKDVVSISGERQEANKTENNGVTRSEFRYGRFERVIPLPKKVQNTNVTADYKDGILTLTLPKAEEEQNRVIKVNVN from the coding sequence ATGCCTATCATTCGTTACTCTCCCTTCCAAGAACTTGAAACCTTACAACGTCAAATGAATCGTCTTTTTGACGACTTCTTCGTTCCCGCCAGAACCGAAAATAGCCAATTCAACTTTGTCCCTGCCGCCGAGCTTTCAGAAACAGATGAAGCCCTTTATCTAAAGCTAGAAATTCCGGGCATAAATCCTCAAGAAGTCGACATTCAAGTTACTAAAGATGTCGTATCTATTAGCGGTGAACGCCAAGAAGCAAACAAGACAGAAAATAACGGAGTAACCCGTAGTGAATTCCGTTATGGAAGATTTGAGCGAGTAATTCCTCTGCCTAAAAAGGTTCAAAATACTAATGTTACCGCCGACTATAAAGACGGAATTCTCACACTGACTCTCCCCAAAGCAGAAGAAGAACAAAACCGAGTGATCAAAGTTAATGTTAATTAA
- a CDS encoding alpha/beta fold hydrolase, producing METSINSQNISIRGAKIHYLEAGTSTGSHLLFLHGASFNSQTWREIGTLQLMAEQGYHAFAIDLPGYGDSQSPSVPREAFLLLLLEELALQQPVIVSPSMSGGYSLPLVASHPDKLRGFVAVAPVGIGKYREQLKGIETPTLAIWGSNDRLIPVSDADLLVQLMPNTRKVTLKNAGHACYMRATDEFHKHLIRFLKKLDLNE from the coding sequence ATGGAAACAAGCATTAATTCTCAAAATATCTCAATTCGAGGGGCAAAAATACACTATTTAGAAGCAGGTACATCTACAGGAAGCCACCTATTATTTTTACATGGAGCGAGTTTTAATTCACAGACGTGGCGAGAAATCGGCACACTACAATTAATGGCAGAACAGGGATATCATGCCTTCGCTATCGACTTACCCGGATATGGCGATTCTCAAAGCCCGTCTGTTCCTCGTGAAGCATTTTTACTGTTATTGCTAGAGGAATTAGCATTACAGCAACCGGTTATCGTCTCTCCGTCCATGAGTGGGGGCTACAGTTTGCCTTTAGTGGCGAGTCATCCAGACAAATTAAGGGGGTTTGTCGCGGTTGCTCCTGTTGGAATTGGCAAATATCGAGAGCAACTCAAAGGCATAGAAACCCCCACCTTAGCCATTTGGGGTAGTAATGATCGTCTTATTCCGGTGTCGGATGCTGATTTATTAGTTCAATTAATGCCTAATACCCGAAAAGTGACCTTAAAAAATGCCGGTCATGCCTGTTATATGCGGGCAACTGATGAGTTTCATAAACATTTAATTCGGTTTTTAAAAAAATTGGATCTCAATGAATAG
- the glyS gene encoding glycine--tRNA ligase subunit beta: MPSFLLEVGTEELPASFVDEAIAQWQNRIATSLEEQLLTPQGIEIYGTPRRLAVLIKELPTKQPDREEEIKGPAANVAFSNGKPTKALEGFLTRQGVAPENVEIRNTNKGDFVFVQKKIIGRTTTEILQELAPQWITQLEGRRFMRWGDGDLRFPRPIRWLVALWDKEVLPLELVNGGTLLKSDRLSWGHRILHPEAVSIPEANAYQKSLQQAYVEVSPHQRRSSIKQQIEKAAKPLKGVAVIPPELLDEVVNLVEYPTAVVGKFDAEFLNLPTEVITTVMVTHQRYFPVQTSTKKTNDSTLLPHFITIANGDPKKADLIASGNQRVIRARLADAQFFYKADCDQPLESYLPQLETVTFQEQLGTIRDKVDRIMEISQLIVEQLELEQQERTEIESTAMLCKADLVTQMVYEFPELQGVMGQKYALVSGESPNVAQGIFEHYLPRGADDMMPESLTGQVVGLADRIDTLVSIFGLGMIPTGSGDPFALRRAATGVIKVTWYADLPIDLLALIEQSSEDFVTAHPDKTSPVEALKSFLIQRLSTLLQDDLKIDYDLVNAVLGENDPEYAQRALEDLLDVRDRAQFLQEIRNNKKLEEIYETVNRSARLAVKGDLNTQELDPPKVIRPDLFEKSSEKQFYEALIDLVPTTQTAQAERNYQLLVDALAKIAPTVSNFFDGDDSVLVMDENPEIRQNRLNLLGLLRNHARVLADFGPIVKS, translated from the coding sequence ATGCCGAGCTTTTTATTAGAAGTTGGTACAGAAGAATTACCCGCAAGTTTTGTCGATGAAGCGATCGCCCAGTGGCAAAACCGTATCGCCACAAGCTTAGAAGAACAATTGTTAACGCCACAGGGAATAGAAATCTATGGAACTCCCCGCCGTTTAGCCGTATTGATCAAAGAACTTCCCACTAAACAACCTGACCGGGAAGAAGAAATTAAAGGCCCGGCGGCGAATGTGGCTTTTTCTAATGGGAAACCCACTAAGGCCTTAGAAGGCTTTCTGACAAGACAAGGGGTTGCCCCGGAAAATGTGGAAATTCGCAACACCAATAAAGGGGATTTTGTCTTTGTTCAGAAAAAAATTATAGGCAGAACTACCACAGAAATTCTACAAGAGTTAGCGCCTCAATGGATTACTCAGTTAGAAGGACGGCGGTTTATGCGTTGGGGAGATGGAGATCTCCGTTTCCCTCGGCCCATCCGTTGGTTAGTGGCTTTATGGGATAAAGAAGTTTTGCCCCTAGAGTTAGTTAATGGGGGAACTCTTTTAAAAAGTGATCGCCTTTCTTGGGGTCATCGCATTTTACACCCAGAGGCGGTTAGTATCCCTGAAGCGAATGCCTATCAGAAGAGTTTACAACAAGCTTATGTGGAAGTTTCTCCCCATCAACGTCGTTCCTCGATCAAACAACAAATCGAAAAAGCCGCTAAACCCTTAAAAGGTGTTGCTGTTATTCCGCCTGAGTTATTGGATGAGGTGGTTAATTTAGTGGAATATCCTACCGCCGTTGTGGGTAAATTTGATGCAGAATTTCTCAATCTCCCCACTGAAGTCATTACTACGGTGATGGTGACTCATCAGCGCTATTTTCCTGTACAAACAAGCACGAAAAAGACAAATGATTCGACTTTGCTACCCCATTTTATCACCATTGCTAACGGTGACCCGAAAAAAGCTGACCTCATTGCTTCGGGTAATCAACGGGTGATCCGGGCCCGCTTAGCTGATGCTCAATTTTTCTATAAAGCTGACTGTGATCAACCTTTAGAAAGTTATCTCCCCCAACTAGAAACCGTTACCTTTCAAGAACAATTGGGTACCATTCGAGATAAGGTAGATCGGATTATGGAAATTTCTCAATTGATTGTGGAGCAGTTGGAGTTAGAACAACAAGAACGCACTGAGATCGAAAGTACCGCCATGCTGTGCAAAGCTGACTTGGTGACACAAATGGTCTATGAATTCCCCGAACTTCAAGGGGTCATGGGACAAAAATATGCTTTAGTCAGTGGAGAGTCTCCCAATGTCGCCCAAGGCATTTTTGAACATTATTTGCCAAGGGGGGCTGATGATATGATGCCAGAGTCTTTAACGGGTCAAGTGGTGGGATTAGCTGACCGTATTGATACTTTGGTCAGTATTTTTGGCTTAGGAATGATCCCCACAGGTTCCGGTGATCCCTTTGCTTTGCGCCGCGCGGCTACGGGAGTGATTAAAGTGACTTGGTATGCAGATTTACCCATTGATCTGTTAGCGTTAATTGAGCAAAGTTCAGAGGATTTTGTCACTGCCCATCCTGATAAAACTTCTCCTGTTGAAGCCCTAAAAAGCTTTTTGATTCAACGTCTGAGTACCCTATTGCAAGATGATTTGAAGATTGATTATGACTTAGTGAATGCCGTCTTGGGAGAAAATGATCCCGAATATGCCCAAAGGGCTTTAGAAGATTTATTGGATGTTCGTGATCGCGCTCAATTTCTTCAAGAGATTCGCAATAATAAAAAGTTAGAGGAGATCTATGAAACGGTCAATCGTTCTGCCCGTCTTGCAGTTAAAGGCGATTTAAATACTCAGGAACTTGATCCGCCAAAAGTTATTCGTCCTGATTTATTTGAGAAGTCTTCAGAAAAGCAATTTTATGAGGCGTTAATTGATTTAGTTCCCACTACCCAAACCGCACAAGCGGAACGAAATTATCAATTATTGGTGGATGCTTTAGCTAAAATTGCGCCCACAGTCAGTAATTTTTTTGATGGAGATGATAGCGTTTTAGTGATGGATGAAAATCCTGAAATTCGACAAAATCGTCTCAATTTATTGGGTCTTCTGCGAAATCATGCCCGGGTTTTAGCTGATTTTGGCCCGATTGTGAAAAGTTAA
- a CDS encoding L,D-transpeptidase, with translation MNPIQETIEAPVQQIPTEAPPGDDGTGVTEPEAPPQVIETRLILKLKERRVYIYQGDQQVAMYPVAVGKKGWETPTGDFQVLQMVPNPIWQNPWNGSIIPAGPRNPLGERWIGFWTDGKNYIGFHGTQAEHLMGQAVSHGCVRMRNSDIKAIFDQIKVGTRVTVVP, from the coding sequence ATTAATCCTATACAAGAAACTATCGAGGCCCCCGTTCAGCAGATTCCTACAGAGGCCCCACCTGGAGATGATGGTACAGGGGTAACTGAACCCGAAGCACCACCACAGGTGATAGAAACTCGTTTAATCTTAAAACTCAAGGAAAGGCGAGTATATATTTATCAAGGGGATCAGCAAGTGGCCATGTATCCGGTTGCAGTGGGGAAAAAAGGATGGGAAACTCCTACAGGAGATTTTCAAGTCCTTCAAATGGTTCCCAACCCCATTTGGCAAAATCCCTGGAATGGCAGTATTATTCCTGCGGGGCCAAGAAATCCTTTAGGGGAAAGATGGATCGGGTTTTGGACTGATGGAAAAAACTATATAGGTTTTCATGGTACTCAAGCCGAACATTTAATGGGTCAAGCGGTGTCTCATGGTTGCGTGAGAATGCGTAACTCGGATATTAAAGCCATATTTGATCAGATTAAGGTGGGAACTCGGGTGACTGTTGTTCCTTAA
- a CDS encoding RNA-guided endonuclease InsQ/TnpB family protein yields the protein MFVIECKVKPKPQQIQSIDEAIRTSQFVRNKVLRYWMDNRGVGKTELFRYNTRLRKEYKFVDDLNSHACQTAVERVLRAINKFFDNCKKKIPGKKGYPKFKQNTRSVEYKVSGWKLSENRKHITFTDKKNIGKLKLIGTRDLNYYQIEQIKRVRIIRRADGYYVQFSIHLDPRDRVEPLTPSQKAVGVDVGLKYFYADSQGNIEPIPQFYRKAERQLNKANRKKSKKFRKGQKPSQNYHKARNRSARKHLKVSRQREEFAKRKALRLIQSNDLIAYEDLNVKSLVKNRHLAKSISDVGWSLFRRWLEYFGYKYGKVTVAVPPHNTSQNCSSCGQKVQKSLSTRTHVCSCGCILDRDVNAALNILQKGLSTVGHTGSKAFESEILEGVSYG from the coding sequence GTGTTTGTCATAGAGTGCAAAGTTAAACCAAAACCTCAACAAATTCAATCAATTGATGAAGCCATCAGGACATCTCAGTTTGTCCGAAATAAGGTGCTTCGCTATTGGATGGATAATCGAGGTGTGGGCAAAACAGAACTCTTTCGATACAACACGAGGTTGAGGAAAGAATACAAATTTGTTGATGATTTAAACTCCCATGCCTGTCAAACGGCGGTAGAAAGAGTGCTTAGAGCAATCAACAAGTTTTTTGATAACTGTAAAAAGAAAATACCCGGAAAGAAAGGCTATCCAAAGTTCAAGCAAAATACTCGCTCGGTAGAGTACAAAGTCTCAGGATGGAAGCTATCAGAAAATAGAAAGCATATCACTTTCACCGATAAGAAAAACATCGGGAAGTTAAAACTGATAGGGACTAGAGACTTAAATTATTACCAAATAGAGCAAATAAAACGAGTAAGAATAATCAGGAGAGCCGATGGGTATTACGTGCAGTTTTCAATTCATTTAGACCCTAGAGATAGGGTTGAACCGTTAACGCCCTCTCAAAAAGCAGTAGGGGTGGATGTGGGCTTGAAATATTTCTATGCTGATAGTCAAGGAAATATTGAACCCATTCCTCAGTTTTATAGAAAGGCAGAACGTCAACTTAATAAGGCTAACAGGAAAAAATCTAAAAAATTCCGCAAGGGACAAAAACCCTCTCAAAATTATCACAAAGCTAGAAATCGATCTGCTCGGAAACATTTAAAGGTAAGTAGGCAGCGAGAAGAGTTTGCCAAGAGAAAGGCACTCCGCTTAATTCAATCTAACGATTTGATAGCCTATGAAGATTTAAATGTTAAAAGCCTGGTTAAAAATCGGCATCTAGCGAAGTCGATATCAGATGTAGGATGGTCATTATTTAGGCGTTGGTTGGAGTATTTTGGCTACAAATATGGAAAGGTGACGGTTGCCGTTCCTCCCCATAACACCTCTCAAAATTGCTCTAGCTGTGGGCAAAAAGTCCAAAAATCTCTATCAACTAGAACTCATGTTTGTTCTTGTGGCTGTATTTTAGATAGAGATGTCAACGCTGCATTAAACATCCTACAGAAGGGATTAAGTACCGTAGGGCATACGGGATCTAAAGCTTTTGAAAGTGAGATTCTTGAGGGCGTTAGCTACGGCTAA
- the ftsH4 gene encoding ATP-dependent zinc metalloprotease FtsH4: MSIKDRPPSRSRQIGNILFLLAGLFLLANLLFPQIFGPSIPRVPYSLFIDQVQDGEVARVSVGQNEIRYQIKDEQGQLGQIFSTTPIFDLELPKRLEEKGIEFAAAPPPKNNWIGSILSWVIPPLIFVAIWQFFLGRSGGGTAGALSFTKSKAKVYVEEESTRVTFEDVAGVEEAKTELAEIVEFLKNPQRYKAIGARIPRGVLLVGPPGTGKTLLAKAVAGEAKVPFFSISGSEFVELFVGAGAARVRDLFEQAKKKAPCIIFIDELDAIGKSRASNGFVGGNDEREQTLNQLLTELDGFSAGDATVIVLAATNRPETLDPALLRPGRFDRQVLVDRPDLGGRLKILEIYAQKVKLDKDVNLKEIATRTPGFAGADLANLVNEAALLAARNQRNTVAQEDFREAIERIIAGLEKKSRVLSDKEKTIVAYHEVGHALVGAIMPGGGKVAKISIVPRGMAALGYTLQMPTEDRFLMDESELRDQIATLLGGRAAEEVVFGSITTGAANDLQRATDLAERMVTTYGMSKVLGPLAYEKGQQNNFLGNEMMNPRRMVSDETARAIDDEVKDIVEEGHQKALAILRQNQDLLEEIAQKILEQEVIEGDQLQDYLKRVQPLDGKVPVSV; the protein is encoded by the coding sequence ATGAGTATCAAAGACAGACCTCCCTCTCGTTCTCGCCAGATAGGAAATATCCTATTTTTGCTGGCGGGATTATTTTTGTTAGCCAACCTATTATTTCCCCAAATATTCGGACCGTCAATACCTCGAGTTCCTTATAGTCTCTTCATCGATCAGGTACAGGATGGAGAAGTGGCCAGGGTTTCCGTAGGACAAAATGAAATCCGCTACCAAATTAAAGACGAACAAGGGCAACTCGGACAAATTTTCAGTACGACCCCGATTTTTGATTTAGAACTGCCCAAACGTTTAGAAGAAAAAGGCATTGAGTTTGCCGCCGCCCCACCCCCGAAAAATAATTGGATCGGTAGTATTTTAAGTTGGGTGATTCCTCCTCTGATTTTTGTCGCTATCTGGCAATTTTTCCTGGGACGAAGCGGTGGTGGAACAGCCGGCGCTCTTTCATTTACCAAGAGTAAAGCTAAAGTATATGTAGAAGAAGAATCCACCCGAGTCACCTTTGAAGATGTGGCCGGCGTAGAAGAAGCTAAAACCGAGTTAGCAGAAATTGTTGAATTCCTAAAAAACCCCCAACGCTACAAAGCCATCGGGGCGAGAATTCCCAGAGGCGTATTATTAGTCGGACCTCCCGGAACCGGTAAAACTCTCTTAGCTAAAGCCGTTGCCGGCGAAGCGAAAGTTCCTTTCTTTAGTATTTCTGGTTCAGAGTTTGTGGAATTATTCGTCGGTGCCGGTGCGGCTAGAGTGCGGGACTTGTTTGAACAGGCCAAAAAGAAAGCCCCTTGTATTATCTTTATTGATGAATTAGATGCCATCGGCAAATCTCGCGCTAGTAACGGGTTTGTTGGGGGAAATGACGAACGCGAACAAACCCTCAACCAATTATTAACCGAACTGGACGGATTTAGTGCCGGTGATGCTACTGTTATTGTCCTCGCTGCTACTAACCGCCCAGAAACTTTAGACCCTGCCCTTTTACGCCCCGGACGGTTTGACCGACAAGTCTTAGTAGACCGCCCGGACCTTGGAGGTCGTTTAAAGATTCTAGAAATTTACGCCCAAAAGGTCAAATTAGATAAAGATGTAAATCTCAAAGAAATTGCTACTCGTACCCCCGGTTTTGCGGGTGCAGACTTAGCCAATTTAGTCAATGAAGCCGCCTTACTCGCCGCCCGTAACCAACGCAATACAGTGGCGCAGGAAGACTTTAGAGAAGCCATTGAGCGGATTATCGCAGGATTAGAGAAAAAAAGCCGCGTCCTTTCCGATAAAGAAAAGACCATTGTTGCCTATCATGAAGTCGGTCATGCGTTAGTGGGTGCAATTATGCCCGGTGGCGGCAAAGTGGCTAAAATTTCTATTGTTCCCCGAGGCATGGCAGCATTAGGTTATACCTTACAAATGCCCACCGAAGACCGTTTCTTAATGGATGAATCTGAGTTGCGCGACCAAATTGCGACTCTACTCGGTGGACGCGCCGCCGAAGAGGTGGTGTTTGGTAGCATAACCACAGGTGCGGCTAATGATTTACAACGGGCCACTGATTTAGCAGAGAGAATGGTTACTACTTACGGAATGAGTAAGGTATTGGGACCACTCGCTTATGAGAAGGGACAGCAAAATAATTTCCTCGGCAATGAGATGATGAACCCTCGCCGTATGGTTAGCGATGAAACCGCAAGGGCCATTGATGATGAGGTTAAAGACATAGTAGAAGAGGGACATCAAAAAGCGTTAGCTATCTTAAGACAAAATCAAGATTTGTTAGAGGAAATTGCTCAAAAAATTCTCGAGCAAGAAGTGATTGAAGGTGATCAATTACAAGATTATCTCAAGCGCGTTCAACCTTTAGATGGAAAAGTCCCTGTTTCTGTATAA
- a CDS encoding translation initiation factor: MSSQRKSSNKDSAAYREFGSVDNSAALERSVPELPPQQQNLRVQATRSGRKGKTVTVITGFQCKPETLTKLLKDLKAKCGSGGTAKENTLEIQGDHKQKILEILLELGYKAKISGG; the protein is encoded by the coding sequence ATGTCTTCTCAACGTAAGTCATCTAATAAAGATTCAGCCGCTTATCGGGAATTTGGTTCTGTGGATAATTCAGCCGCTTTAGAACGCTCAGTTCCTGAATTACCCCCACAGCAACAGAATTTAAGAGTACAAGCAACCCGCTCAGGACGCAAAGGAAAAACCGTAACTGTCATTACCGGATTTCAATGTAAACCCGAAACCTTAACGAAATTACTCAAAGACTTAAAAGCTAAATGCGGCAGTGGTGGAACCGCCAAAGAAAACACCCTAGAAATACAAGGCGATCATAAACAAAAAATCCTCGAAATTTTGCTCGAACTAGGATACAAAGCTAAAATCAGTGGCGGCTAA
- a CDS encoding Uma2 family endonuclease: MTISYRNFSTEIEYPESDGLPMAESDPTRDYLTYAVEALNIYFQNHPEVYISGNLFIYYEEGNPKAVVAPDVFVVFGVIKKKRRTYKVWQEDNKIPDFMLEITSKTTVSEDQGTKKGLYAYLGVKEYFQYDPTADYLQLQLQGFRLVDGNYFPLEKNYLDDNNYSIYSEILGLELKLQDGEMRFYNPMTRQTLLSHQETEQARLAAEQARLEEQRKVEKLAAKLRELGIDPNNI; this comes from the coding sequence ATGACTATTTCTTATCGTAATTTCTCCACAGAGATAGAATACCCAGAAAGCGACGGTTTACCGATGGCAGAAAGCGACCCAACCCGTGATTATTTAACTTATGCAGTTGAAGCTCTTAATATTTACTTTCAAAACCATCCAGAAGTTTATATTTCAGGGAATCTTTTTATTTATTACGAAGAAGGAAACCCTAAAGCAGTAGTAGCCCCTGATGTATTTGTGGTTTTTGGAGTAATTAAAAAGAAAAGGCGAACTTATAAAGTCTGGCAAGAGGACAATAAGATACCTGATTTTATGTTAGAAATTACCTCGAAAACGACTGTCAGTGAAGATCAGGGAACTAAAAAGGGACTTTATGCTTATTTGGGGGTAAAAGAGTATTTTCAATATGACCCAACTGCTGATTATCTTCAACTCCAGTTACAAGGTTTTCGATTAGTGGATGGCAATTATTTTCCTCTCGAAAAAAATTATTTAGATGACAATAATTATTCTATTTATTCAGAAATATTAGGTCTAGAATTAAAATTACAAGATGGGGAAATGAGGTTTTATAATCCCATGACTCGGCAAACTTTGTTAAGTCATCAAGAAACTGAACAAGCTAGACTGGCGGCTGAACAAGCTAGACTAGAAGAACAACGCAAAGTCGAGAAATTAGCCGCCAAACTAAGAGAATTAGGAATTGATCCGAATAATATATAA
- a CDS encoding DUF4142 domain-containing protein encodes MKKNKTIVAIIAGSSLLFIPVLTVTAAPLSSSRQSYQIAETSNQSQSQPRQNSLSATDRNFVTEAAQGGMAEVKLGQLASKRATKAEVKQFGQRMVRDHSQANKELQQLASKKGIKLPSDIGEEHKAALTRLSKLSGAQFDQAYMSLMTEDHNKDISLFENQAQQGQDPDLKAWAAKTLPTLQQHDQLAQSITGNRNATRSNR; translated from the coding sequence ATGAAAAAAAATAAAACTATAGTCGCTATAATTGCTGGCAGTAGCCTGTTATTTATTCCTGTACTGACTGTGACAGCCGCCCCCCTATCCTCGTCTAGACAATCTTATCAGATAGCCGAAACGTCCAATCAATCCCAAAGCCAACCCAGACAAAACTCTTTGAGTGCTACCGATAGAAATTTCGTCACTGAAGCGGCTCAAGGTGGGATGGCAGAAGTAAAATTAGGACAGTTAGCCTCAAAACGAGCTACTAAGGCTGAGGTTAAACAGTTTGGACAGCGTATGGTTCGGGATCATAGCCAAGCTAACAAAGAACTTCAACAATTAGCCAGCAAAAAAGGTATTAAGCTTCCTTCAGATATCGGGGAGGAGCATAAAGCGGCTTTGACTAGACTATCCAAGCTCTCAGGAGCGCAGTTTGATCAAGCTTATATGAGTCTGATGACGGAAGATCATAACAAAGATATTTCCTTGTTTGAAAATCAAGCTCAACAAGGACAAGACCCAGACCTCAAAGCTTGGGCGGCTAAAACTTTACCGACTCTCCAACAACACGACCAACTCGCTCAGTCTATTACGGGTAATAGAAACGCCACGAGAAGCAATAGATAA
- a CDS encoding alpha/beta fold hydrolase produces the protein MHLAPLDSLKSVPGNYWQWRGHKIYYVKAGSSHSLRPPLLLVHGFGASTDHWRKNIAQLQEDFEVYAIDLLGFGRSAKPNIEYSGNLWRDQLHDFIGQVIGKPAVLAGNSLGGYAALCVAAQCVEAANGLVLLNSAGPFSDALQNRNPGLVQKLIRSVLLSPVGSYLLFQYVRRPANIRKTLKKVYLDHSAVTDQLVEDIYRPSCDAGAVQVFAAVFKSPKGETIDNLLKQLNCPLLMLWGDGDPWMNSKVRGAKFRQHYPNLTEYYLQAGHCPHDEIPDKVNELIKSWVLEKVMA, from the coding sequence ATGCACTTAGCCCCACTAGACTCTCTAAAGTCTGTTCCTGGTAACTATTGGCAATGGCGAGGCCACAAAATTTACTATGTCAAAGCCGGTTCGTCTCATTCCTTACGGCCTCCTCTGCTGTTGGTGCATGGGTTTGGCGCATCGACCGACCACTGGCGCAAAAATATCGCTCAACTGCAAGAAGATTTTGAAGTCTATGCGATCGATTTATTGGGTTTTGGACGCTCTGCCAAACCGAATATAGAATACAGTGGGAATTTATGGCGGGATCAATTGCATGATTTTATTGGGCAAGTGATCGGAAAACCGGCGGTCTTAGCCGGCAATTCTTTAGGGGGTTATGCCGCGTTGTGTGTGGCGGCGCAATGTGTTGAGGCGGCTAACGGGTTAGTATTGCTCAATAGTGCAGGGCCTTTTAGTGATGCTTTGCAGAACCGTAACCCAGGTTTAGTACAAAAACTGATCCGTTCTGTATTATTAAGTCCTGTGGGAAGTTATTTGTTATTTCAATATGTCCGCAGGCCCGCTAATATTCGTAAAACGCTGAAAAAAGTTTATTTAGATCACAGTGCGGTTACAGATCAATTAGTAGAAGATATTTATCGTCCCTCTTGTGATGCTGGTGCTGTACAAGTTTTTGCGGCTGTGTTTAAATCCCCTAAAGGAGAAACCATTGATAATTTGTTAAAACAGTTAAATTGTCCTTTGTTGATGTTATGGGGAGACGGCGATCCTTGGATGAATTCAAAGGTAAGAGGCGCTAAGTTTCGTCAGCATTATCCGAATTTAACTGAATATTATCTTCAAGCGGGTCATTGTCCTCATGATGAAATTCCTGACAAGGTGAATGAGTTGATTAAATCTTGGGTTTTGGAAAAAGTCATGGCTTAA